Proteins from a single region of Desulforegula conservatrix Mb1Pa:
- a CDS encoding ATP-binding protein, with the protein MDLFDLDKEQMIIKSGVRYVFTPYQPIMDKKLFFGRSKEVANIIRQLNTPGQHSVLFGDRGVGKSSLANVSADMLKGLAGGKVIKKRCDSQDNFVSIVESLLNEVGINIQITSSQHQKAEGGKAGLNIPVVSAGIDTKTTNTTSSKGFEERASSPSWVAQQVKSLDALFLLDEIDVVVKDVKWKVAELVKQLSDEGSGLKFLIVGIAETASELTHGHESVQRWG; encoded by the coding sequence ATGGATCTATTTGATTTAGATAAAGAACAAATGATCATAAAATCTGGTGTAAGATATGTTTTTACACCTTACCAACCAATAATGGATAAAAAATTATTTTTTGGGCGCAGTAAAGAAGTTGCTAATATAATTAGGCAACTTAATACGCCTGGGCAACACTCAGTATTATTTGGCGATCGTGGTGTTGGTAAAAGCTCTTTAGCCAATGTTTCAGCTGATATGTTAAAAGGATTGGCTGGAGGGAAAGTAATAAAAAAACGTTGTGATAGCCAAGATAATTTCGTGTCTATTGTAGAATCTCTGCTTAATGAAGTTGGGATTAATATTCAAATTACTTCTTCTCAACATCAAAAGGCGGAAGGCGGAAAAGCAGGGTTAAATATCCCTGTTGTAAGTGCTGGAATAGATACTAAAACTACTAATACAACCAGCTCTAAAGGATTTGAAGAGAGAGCATCCTCTCCAAGTTGGGTTGCTCAACAAGTTAAATCATTAGATGCTCTATTCCTATTAGATGAAATAGATGTAGTTGTTAAGGACGTAAAGTGGAAAGTAGCTGAGTTAGTTAAACAGCTTAGCGACGAGGGATCAGGGCTAAAATTTTTGATAGTTGGAATAGCCGAAACAGCTAGTGAATTAACACATGGTCATGAATCAGTTCAAAGATGGGGTTAA